CTGGATAATTGTAGTCCAAATGAGGCGGCTGCCGCAGCCGAATGAGTCGGTGCGTGACTACGATTTGTAAGACATAGATTTGAAactccaaaatgaagaaaatgttttttctaatagcgattgcccctgggcaggcaatggcaaacctccgagtgtatttttgtcatgaaaaagctccttgtaaaaaatatttgctgttcagtgtcagcttaaaactgtaagtccctccatttgaggaacagcGTCAAAGCAGGAGCTCGGCCTggcacccaaaaatggtgtaagcgccaattatatatatgtaggtatatacaaaTGAGGCGCTTATAGGTATAGTCAATGGCTTCATTTTCTCGGTGGGTATTAATTTTCTAGATAGTTTTTCTTATAAACAGTCTGCGATAGACTCTATATCTTCTGCTGGGGGTTACGATAAAGCGCTCCACATCCCCTTGGAAGTCTCTGagtgattgtttttttattaatgctgGGAGATGGTACTAAGAGGAAATTTTTGTACAGTTTTtacctaaataaatatttctatagcTAGCGAGCTTCTTCATATTTTCCTAAGGATTAAGGTAAAACTTTCATTTATTAGCTCAAGTTTtgtataaatacattttcactCATTTGCTTTCATTTTCTTGTACATCCTCAGTgcttcaatttatttgattattatgattttaagcacaatttttcaaatactaaaattttcacCCTCAGCGGCCTCATCGGACGCGCCTGGTCTATGCTCTTCGCCTCTGCCGGCTATCAAGTAATGTTGTACGATATACTACCCGAACAAACAACCACCGCCTTGGAAGAGATGGAGAAGGAACTCCACGCGCTTCATGCTAAGGGTGCACTTCGTGGCACACTCGGCCCAGTCGAACAATTTAAGTGCATCAGCGTCACCATCGACATACGCGAGCTGGTGAACAATGCCATCTATCTACAGGAATGCATACCCGAACGTATTGAAATAAAACGCGCACTCTATACGCAACTGGCTGAAATTGTGGGTCCGCAAACGATTATGGCCAGCTCCACGAGTACTTATATGCCGTCATTATTCAGTGAACAAATGCCGAAAAATCGAGAGAATGTGCGTCTCGAACGCTCTACTagctttattatactaaaattgtgtTTCACTCATTTCAGGTCGTTGTGGCACATCCTCTCAATCCGCCCTACTATATACCGCTTGTTGAAATAGTGCCCGCACCCTGGACTAAACCGGAGGCTGTGACTCGCACACGTCAACTCATGCTTGAGATTGGACAAAAACCGGTAACACTCTCTCGCCAAATAGAGGGGTTCGCCACAAATCGCATACAATATGCCATACTCAATGAGGTGTGGCGTTTGGTCGCCGATGGTGTGGTGAGTGTAGCCGATGTAGATCGTGTTGTAACCGAGGGCTTGGGCTTACGTTATGCGCTGTTGGGTCCGCTCGAGACAGCACATTTGAATGCTGATGGCGTAGCTGATTACTTTCAACGGTTTGGCGGTGAAGTTTATGCTGTAAGCCAAACTTATGGCCCGACACCAAAAATGGAAGCGGGTGAGACCTTGACGAAGATTGCCGCTGAATGTGAAGAAATGGTGTCGAGGGAGCAACTCATGGTGCGTCGCGAGCAACGCGATCAATTCTTGCGAGAACTCGTTGCGCTCAAGAAGCAATTGGAGTGAGAGGTAGTCAGGGAGGACAGATGATGTACGGACTTGGTTAGATGAAGAaatcttaaataatataaaatatttgtaaagaaaattgaagaaaattaaagcaAGCAAATATTAGTTTGCCACCAAATAACCAAATAAAACTCGCAAACAAATGTTGATTTGCCAATCTTACTTTTGTACATCCAATCTATCCAATTATGAATGCAGAAGAAGCAGGTAAAAAGCAGATTTACATGCACATGCATTGAGGAAAAGCTCCTCACATAGACTCTTCAATGTATTATGTAAATCAAAGCACGCACTGATATACTTGAGTACTCGTGAGATGGCCCTGTAGGAGAAATGCGTTGATGTGGTATATATAGATACGGTTGCAGGTGTTGTCTACATTCGGGCGGAAAGTTAATAGAATTATTTAGAAATCTTCTTTATACACAAATTGTGCCACCAGGTTATTTTAAGAGTTGGGGGCATAGAACAAATTGGATTTAATAGCAGCCTCGTTTTTGgtgatttaaattgttttaatgatcgttaaatatttggtttttgtggTTTTATTTTGCGAGCTCAAGGCTGATTTAACACTAAAACtataaattcaattattgcTTATCGATATTTCGACCTCGATTAGAAGTCTTATTCAGAAACTCTTAGTGGTGCCCGGTCGTCGTTGTTTTATTATGAAACCGACTTTAAGCtcagattaggttaggttgaagcagttgtccactgcgaaagtttttatttttttcgtggggacaactagcaagcacacaactcagacaacattaaatccattgtattgTGCTCGGGTTCGCTTTTGAATTTTCTGTAAATCTAcctgacctccgaagaaatctgtgtAGATCTTgcggtgccaaggagccaaggtgattGCTTCTTAATATATCAGTGCCAaaaacctcaagcctgattcgagcgaaagccgggcagacgcacagaaagtggtccgccgtcttatTCTCCTCTGCACAaactgggcagagtacactgtcggAGATGTctgccttttccatgtgctttgcccatagaaagtgacccgtcatcagtccaaccagctgcctgcaGCCCCTTCTATTTAATGACAAGAGGATCTgggacagtcgatcggacatgagaGGCAACACCAGTTTTTTTCATCTGCAGCTTCTCTCAAACTGCTAAGatcgcttgtgggttgaagtaactCGTTtgttaaccgtggctttgatggtgggagaagggagtggcagaacgagctctgggccaaagaagttggcctcagagccgagcctagctaaagagtcagaggtctcgttaccctcAATACCCACGTATCCCATGTAAGCATCAGGAaaattatgtctaccgacatagttcagtaTGGATTTACAGAACTCATCTACCTTTGAAGTGGTTGGAAGattgtctaaggccatgagcgctgctttgctgtcactgcagacacatacagaacTGCATTTCCACTTGTTTTCCAGAACAAGGTTCATTGCTTCTTCACTGTGGgatacactcaggctcatagttCATTGAGATGCCGCGTGGGTACCAGTagattttttcatacattttatgAGACCCCTGATTGCCACAAAACTAAGATATTACAATTTAATCTAATATCTGAATTGGTGTACCTACCTCTGAGAAGAACAGGACAATagcacagaaggtgcgggaaCGTCTCTTCgtcttcctcatctagacaactgctgcagaa
The sequence above is drawn from the Anastrepha obliqua isolate idAnaObli1 chromosome 4, idAnaObli1_1.0, whole genome shotgun sequence genome and encodes:
- the LOC129244849 gene encoding lambda-crystallin homolog — translated: MKNEKIGIIGSGLIGRAWSMLFASAGYQVMLYDILPEQTTTALEEMEKELHALHAKGALRGTLGPVEQFKCISVTIDIRELVNNAIYLQECIPERIEIKRALYTQLAEIVGPQTIMASSTSTYMPSLFSEQMPKNRENVVVAHPLNPPYYIPLVEIVPAPWTKPEAVTRTRQLMLEIGQKPVTLSRQIEGFATNRIQYAILNEVWRLVADGVVSVADVDRVVTEGLGLRYALLGPLETAHLNADGVADYFQRFGGEVYAVSQTYGPTPKMEAGETLTKIAAECEEMVSREQLMVRREQRDQFLRELVALKKQLE